In a single window of the Mus musculus strain C57BL/6J chromosome 6, GRCm38.p6 C57BL/6J genome:
- the Zfp637 gene encoding zinc finger protein 32 isoform 2 (isoform 2 is encoded by transcript variant 4), whose product MFGFPTATLLDCHGRYAQNVAFFNVMTEAHKYDPSEATGSSSWDFQSSFRREKLEQKSPESKALQEDSPGVRQKVYDCQECGKSFRQKGSLTLHERIHTGQKPFECTQCGKSFRAKGNLVTHQRIHTGEKPYQCKECGKSFSQRGSLAVHERLHTGQKPYECAICQRSFRNQSNLAVHRRVHSGEKPYRCDQCGKAFSQKGSLIVHIRVHTGLKPYACSHCRKSFHTRGNCLLHGKVHTGETPYLCGQCGKSFTQRGSLAVHQRSCSQRLTL is encoded by the exons ATGTTTGGGTTCCCAACAGCTACCCTGCTGGACTGTCATGGAAGATACGCCCAGAATGTAGCCTTTTTCA ATGTGATGACAGAAGCCCACAAGTATGATCCTTCAGAGGCCACAGGATCCTCAAGCTGGGATTTCCAGAGCTCTTTCAGAAGAGAGAAGCTGGAACAAAAGTCCCCGGAGTCTAAGGCCCTCCAGGAAGACTCACCTGGAGTGAGGCAGAAGGTCTATGATTGCCAGGAATGTGGGAAGTCTTTCCGGCAGAAAGGGAGCCTAACGCTGCACGAGAGAATCCACACTGGTCAGAAGCCCTTTGAGTGCACCCAGTGTGGGAAAAGCTTCAGGGCCAAGGGCAACCTGGTTACACATCAGCGgatccacacaggagagaagccctatcaGTGCAAAGAGTGTGGGAAAAGCTTCAGTCAGCGAGGCAGCCTGGCTGTCCACGAGAGACTCCACACTGGACAGAAACCCTACGAGTGTGCCATTTGCCAGAGGAGCTTCCGAAATCAAAGTAACCTCGCCGTGCACCGAAGAGTTCACAGCGGTGAGAAGCCCTATAGATGCGACCAGTGTGGAAAAGCTTTCAGCCAGAAAGGAAGCTTAATTGTGCACATCCGCGTCCACACGGGTCTGAAGCCCTACGCGTGTTCCCACTGCAGGAAGAGCTTCCATACCAGGGGCAACTGTCTCCTGCATGGAAAAGTCCACACGGGAGAGACACCCTATCTCTGTGGCCAGTGTGGGAAAAGTTTCACTCAGAGAGGGAGCCTGGCTGTGCACCAGCGAAGCTGCTCACAACGGCTCACTCTGTAA
- the Zfp637 gene encoding zinc finger protein 32 isoform 1 (isoform 1 is encoded by transcript variant 2) — translation MFGFPTATLLDCHGRYAQNVAFFTYWCILHDFPLVLPDVMTEAHKYDPSEATGSSSWDFQSSFRREKLEQKSPESKALQEDSPGVRQKVYDCQECGKSFRQKGSLTLHERIHTGQKPFECTQCGKSFRAKGNLVTHQRIHTGEKPYQCKECGKSFSQRGSLAVHERLHTGQKPYECAICQRSFRNQSNLAVHRRVHSGEKPYRCDQCGKAFSQKGSLIVHIRVHTGLKPYACSHCRKSFHTRGNCLLHGKVHTGETPYLCGQCGKSFTQRGSLAVHQRSCSQRLTL, via the exons ATGTTTGGGTTCCCAACAGCTACCCTGCTGGACTGTCATGGAAGATACGCCCAGAATGTAGCCTTTTTCA CATATTGGTGCATCTTACATGACTTCCCTCTCGTTTTACCAGATGTGATGACAGAAGCCCACAAGTATGATCCTTCAGAGGCCACAGGATCCTCAAGCTGGGATTTCCAGAGCTCTTTCAGAAGAGAGAAGCTGGAACAAAAGTCCCCGGAGTCTAAGGCCCTCCAGGAAGACTCACCTGGAGTGAGGCAGAAGGTCTATGATTGCCAGGAATGTGGGAAGTCTTTCCGGCAGAAAGGGAGCCTAACGCTGCACGAGAGAATCCACACTGGTCAGAAGCCCTTTGAGTGCACCCAGTGTGGGAAAAGCTTCAGGGCCAAGGGCAACCTGGTTACACATCAGCGgatccacacaggagagaagccctatcaGTGCAAAGAGTGTGGGAAAAGCTTCAGTCAGCGAGGCAGCCTGGCTGTCCACGAGAGACTCCACACTGGACAGAAACCCTACGAGTGTGCCATTTGCCAGAGGAGCTTCCGAAATCAAAGTAACCTCGCCGTGCACCGAAGAGTTCACAGCGGTGAGAAGCCCTATAGATGCGACCAGTGTGGAAAAGCTTTCAGCCAGAAAGGAAGCTTAATTGTGCACATCCGCGTCCACACGGGTCTGAAGCCCTACGCGTGTTCCCACTGCAGGAAGAGCTTCCATACCAGGGGCAACTGTCTCCTGCATGGAAAAGTCCACACGGGAGAGACACCCTATCTCTGTGGCCAGTGTGGGAAAAGTTTCACTCAGAGAGGGAGCCTGGCTGTGCACCAGCGAAGCTGCTCACAACGGCTCACTCTGTAA
- the Zfp637 gene encoding zinc finger protein 32 isoform X3, whose translation MTEAHKYDPSEATGSSSWDFQSSFRREKLEQKSPESKALQEDSPGVRQKVYDCQECGKSFRQKGSLTLHERIHTGQKPFECTQCGKSFRAKGNLVTHQRIHTGEKPYQCKECGKSFSQRGSLAVHERLHTGQKPYECAICQRSFRNQSNLAVHRRVHSGEKPYRCDQCGKAFSQKGSLIVHIRVHTGLKPYACSHCRKSFHTRGNCLLHGKVHTGETPYLCGQCGKSFTQRGSLAVHQRSCSQRLTL comes from the coding sequence ATGACAGAAGCCCACAAGTATGATCCTTCAGAGGCCACAGGATCCTCAAGCTGGGATTTCCAGAGCTCTTTCAGAAGAGAGAAGCTGGAACAAAAGTCCCCGGAGTCTAAGGCCCTCCAGGAAGACTCACCTGGAGTGAGGCAGAAGGTCTATGATTGCCAGGAATGTGGGAAGTCTTTCCGGCAGAAAGGGAGCCTAACGCTGCACGAGAGAATCCACACTGGTCAGAAGCCCTTTGAGTGCACCCAGTGTGGGAAAAGCTTCAGGGCCAAGGGCAACCTGGTTACACATCAGCGgatccacacaggagagaagccctatcaGTGCAAAGAGTGTGGGAAAAGCTTCAGTCAGCGAGGCAGCCTGGCTGTCCACGAGAGACTCCACACTGGACAGAAACCCTACGAGTGTGCCATTTGCCAGAGGAGCTTCCGAAATCAAAGTAACCTCGCCGTGCACCGAAGAGTTCACAGCGGTGAGAAGCCCTATAGATGCGACCAGTGTGGAAAAGCTTTCAGCCAGAAAGGAAGCTTAATTGTGCACATCCGCGTCCACACGGGTCTGAAGCCCTACGCGTGTTCCCACTGCAGGAAGAGCTTCCATACCAGGGGCAACTGTCTCCTGCATGGAAAAGTCCACACGGGAGAGACACCCTATCTCTGTGGCCAGTGTGGGAAAAGTTTCACTCAGAGAGGGAGCCTGGCTGTGCACCAGCGAAGCTGCTCACAACGGCTCACTCTGTAA
- the Zfp239 gene encoding zinc finger protein 239, with protein MAEKPYKCDKCGKGFTRSSSLLVHHSVHTGEKPFKCDRCGKGFSQSSKLHIHKRVHTGEKPYACEECGMSFSQRSNLHIHQRVHTGERPYKCGECGKGFSQSSNLHIHRCTHTGEKPYQCYECGKGFSQSSDLRIHLRVHTGEKPYHCGKCGQGFSQSSKLLIHQRVHTGEKPYECSKCGKGFSQSSNLHIHQRVHRKELH; from the coding sequence ATGGctgagaaaccttacaaatgcgaCAAGTGCGGGAAGGGTTTCACCAGGAGCTCGAGTCTGCTTGTCCATCATTCCGTCCATACCGGTGAGAAACCTTTCAAGTGTGACAGGTGTGGGAAGGGCTTCAGCCAGAGCTCAAAGCTCCACATCCACAAGAGAGTCCACACCGGTGAGAAGCCGTATGCGTGCGAGGAGTGCGGTATGAGCTTCAGTCAGCGATCCAACCTGCACATCCACCAACGTGTCCACACCGGAGAGAGGCCCTACAAGTGTGGGGAGTGCGGAAAAGGCTTCAGCCAGAGCTCGAACCTCCACATCCACCGGTGCACCCACACGGGAGAGAAGCCGTACCAGTGTTACGAATGTGGGAAAGGCTTCAGCCAGAGTTCAGACCTTCGGATCCACCTCCGAGTACACACCGGGGAAAAGCCCTACCACTGCGGCAAGTGTGGGCAGGGCTTCAGCCAGAGCTCCAAACTCCTCATCCATCAGAGAGTCCACACGGGTGAGAAGCCGTATGAGTGCAGCAAGTGTGGCAAGGGCTTCAGCCAGAGCTCGAACCTCCACATCCACCAGCGGGTTCACCGCAAGGAGCTTCACTAA